TGGCTGGACGCGCGCGGGCGTCTGGCCCACGCCAATCCCGCCTTCGCCGAGCACACGGGTTATGGTCTGACGCGCCTGCTCGGGCAAACGCTCGCGGCGTTGAGGCCCGAGGGCGAACGGCTGCACGCCATCGCGCAGCGGTCGCAAGCCGAACAGGTCGCGCTCGCGTCATCCGGCGTCACGGTCTGCGCAGCCCCCGGGCACGACGTGCGGCTGGATTTCAGTTTCACGCCATCGGACGGCGGCGCGTGGGTGGAAATCCACCGGACCGCGGCGGCGGGCGATGCGGCGCGCGTGTCCGAATCGCTGCGGGGGTTCGCGCACGAAATCCGCAATCCGCTGGCCGCGATTTCAGGTGCGGCGCAACTGCTGGAGCAGCGCGCGGACGATTCGCGGCAGCGCGAACTCGCGCAGTTGATCCGCGAGGAATCCGCGCGGCTGGGCGCGCTGGCCGAACGCCTGCTGGGTGCGCGCATTGCCATGGCGACGCGCGCCGCCAACGTGCATGCCGTGCTCGAACGCGCCGCGGAACTGCTGCATGCCGAGCGCGCCGACGTCGCCGTCGTGCGCGACTACGATCCCAGCCTGCCCGCATGGCAGGGCGATCCCGACCGCCTGCTGCAGGCTGTCCTGAATCTGGTGCGCAACGCGGTGGAAGCCAATGCGGCGCGCGTCATCCTGCGCAGCCGCGCCGAAGCCGGCTGGCGCGATTCGCAGGGACAGCGCGTGCCCGCGTTGCGCATCGAGGTCGAGGACAATGGCGATGGCGTACCCCACGCCATCGCCGCAACGCTGTTCGAACCGATGGTCTCGGGCCGTCCGGATGGCACCGGCCTGGGCCTTGCGCTGGCGCGCGAAATCGCGCGCGAACACGGCGGCGAGCTGACCTGGCGCAGCCTTGATGCCGGCTCCTGTTTCGTGCTGCTGCTGCCGCGCCACCCGCGCACGGGAGGACAGGATGGGTGACATCTACATCGTGGACGACGACCGCGCGGTGCGCTTCGTGCTGGCGACGGCGCTGCGCGACGCGGGCCACCTTGTCACCGAATTCGTCGATGCCGATTCCGCGCGCCGGGCCCTGTGGCACGCGGTGCCGGATCTCTTGATCAGCGACGTGCGCCTGCCCGGCGACAACGGCCTCAGCTTGTTGCGCGAAGCGAAGGCGGCGCACCCGACATTGCCGGTGATCGTGATGAGCGCCTATACCGACGTCGCGACCACCGCGGCGGCGTACCGCGAAGGCGCCGCGGATTACCTGGCCAAGCCGTTCGACCTCGCGCACGCGGTGTCTTCGGCACAACGTGCGGTCAGCGAGTCGGTGCAGGCAGGGCAACCCTCGCGCACCGCGGTGCCGCGTCATGCGCTGCTCGGCGAAAGCCCGCCCATGCGTGAAGTGTTCCGCCTGATCGGACGCGTCGCGGCCAGCGACTTGAACGTGCTGATCACCGGCGAAACCGGCACCGGCAAGGAACTGGTGGCGCGCGCGCTGCACGAGGAAAGCGCGCGGCGCGCACGTCCGTTCGTCGCGCTCAATACCGCGGCGATCCCGGCCGAATTGCTGGAATCGGAATTGTTCGGCCACGAAGCCGGCGCCTTCACCGGCGCGCATCGGCGCAGCGCGGGCCGCTTCGAACAGGCCGAAGGCGGCACGCTGTTCCTCGACGAAATCGGCGACATGCCGCTCGCTTTGCAAACGCGCTTGCTGCGCGTGCTGGCCGGCGGCGGGTTCTATCGCGTGGGCGGCCGCGAACTGATCACGAGCGACGTGCGCGTGCTGGCGGCGACGCATCAGGATCTCGACGCGAAGGTCGCGCGCGGCGAATTCCGCGCCGACCTGATGCACCGGCTCGACGTGCTGCGCATCCAACTGCCTTCCCTGCGCGAGCGGCGCGCGGACATTCCGCTGCTGGCGAAACAGTTTCTCGCCGATGCCGCGCGCGAATTGAAGCTGCCGGAAAAACACTTCACGCAGTCCGCACTGGAGGCTTTGAAGAAGCGCGATTTCCCCGGCAACGTGCGGCAGCTGGAAAACCTGTGCCGCCGGCTTGCGGTGATCGCAGCGGGCACCGCGATCCGGCGCGAAGACCTGGACGAGGCTGGAACGCGCGCCGCTTCATCGGCCACCGGCGCGCTGCCGTGGGAATCGGCATTGCGTGCCTGGGCCGATGCAGAGTTGGCGGGCGGTACGCGCAACGTGCATGCGCGCGCGCGCGAACGTTTCGAGCGCGTGCTGCTGGATGCCGCGCTGACCGCGCACGACGGCCATCGGCAGAATGCCGCGAAGGCGCTCGGCCTGGGGCGCAATACGCTGACGCGCAAGCTTGGAAGTTCGCGCAAAGGCCGGGACCGGGGACCGGCGACCGGCGACCGGAAAAGCTGAAGCGCCACGCTTCGCCTGCAGTTCCCGAAGACACAGGCCATTTGCGATGTTCACGTCACGGCCAGCGAGTTGTTACGCTTCTGGTCCCCAGTCCCCGGTCCCCGGTCCCCCAATCTCCAGCCGAGAAACCATGCTCGTCACGATCCGCGCTGCCGACCCCGCTGACATCCCGTTCCTCGTCAACTGCAACGCCGCAATGGCGCTGGAAACCGAACACAAGACCCTCGACCGCGAGGTGCTGACGCGCGGCACGCAGGCGGTGTTCGACGATCCGCGCCGCGGGTTTTATCTGGTCGCCGAGCTGGATGGCAGACCCGCGGGTTGCCTGCTGATTACCTACGAATGGAGCGACTGGCGCAACGGCGACTGGTGGTGGTTCCAGAGCGTGTACGTGACGAAAGCCGCGCGCCGCAGCGGCGTGTTCCGCGCGCTGTATGCGGATGTCGAACGCCGCGCGCGCGCCACTCCGAATGTGGTCGGCCTGCGGTTGTACGTCGAAGGCGACAACGCGCGTGCGTTGCAGACCTACGTATCGCTTGGCATGGAGGAAGAGGCGTACAAGATGCTGCGGCGCGGGTTTATCGAGTTCGCGTGAATCCACATCACGCCGTCATTCCGGGGCTCGCACCCGTTTCGCGGGTGCGAGGACCCGGAATCGGTTTCGAATCAGTGGCGGAGCATTGAAGCAAAAACCGATTCCGGATCGTCGCTGCGCGACGTCCGGAATGACGACATAATTGCCGCTGGGCTGCGAGAGTTCGCCATGATCCCCCAAACCCGCCGTGTCGCCGTGCTGGGCGGCGTGCGCATACCGTTCTGCAAGCGCGATACCGCGTACGCCGATCTCGGCAACTTCGGGATGAGCGTGGAAGTGCTGGGCGCGCTGGTCGAAAAGTTCGACCTGCACGGATTGGAACTCGGCGAGGTCGCGTTCGGCGCGGTGATGAAGCATCCGGCCGACTGGAACCTCGCACGCGAGGCACTGCAATCGTCCGGCCTTGCGATGACGACGCCCGGCATCACCACCGCACGCGCGTGCGGCACGTCGCTCGACAACGCGATCCTGATCGCGCAGAAGATTGCGACCGGCCAGATCGAGGCCGGCATCGGCGGCGGCTCGGACACCACCAGCCAGGTGCCGCTGACCTATTCGAACCGGCTGCAGCAACGGCTGCTGGACTTGAATCGTGCGAAAACGTTCGGACAGAAACTGCGCGCGGCGACGCGCGGTTTTCGCCTGCGCGAACTGAAGCCGCAGGTGCCGGGCGTGGTCGAGCCGCGCACCGGCCTGTCGATGGGACAGCACTGCGAGAAGATGGCGCGCGAATGGAAGATCGGCCGCGCCGAGCAGGATGAGTGGGCGCTGGGCAGCCATCGCAAGCTCGCGGCCGCGTACGCCACCGGCTTCTTCGATGACCTGGTGATTCCGTTCCGCGGCGTCGCGCGCGACAACCTGCTGCGCGCCGACACCACGCTGGAAAAACTCGGCAGCCTGAAGCCCGCGTTCGATCGCAGCTCGGGTCACGGCACGCTCACCGCGGGCAATTCCTCCGCGCTGTCGGATGGCGCGGCGGCGGTGCTGCTGGCCAACGAGGAATGGGCGGCGGCGCGCAAGCTTCCGGTGCTGGCGTACCTCACGTTCGCGGAAGTCGCCGGCGTCGATTACGTGCACGGCGAAGGGTTGCTGATGGCGCCGACCATCGCGGTGCCGCGCATGCTGCAACGCGCCGGATTGAAATTGCAGGATTTCGATTTCTACGAAATCCACGAGGCCTTCGCGGCGCAGGTGCTGTGCCAGTTGCGCGCGTGGGAATCGGCCGAATATTGCAAGCAGCGCCTGGGACTGGATGCGCCGCTGGGTTCGATCGATCCCGCGAAGATCAACGTCAGCGGATCAAGCCTTGCGACCGGACATCCGTTCGCCGCGACCGGCGCGCGCATCGTGGCGACGCTGGCGAAGCTGTTGGCGCAGAAAGGTTCCGGCCGCGGGCTGATTTCGATCTGCACCGCGGGTGGGATGGGTGTCGTTGCGATCCTCGAGCGATAAGCCCGCTCAGGATATCTTGAACAGCGTCGGTTTCCAGGCACCGCTGGAATAGGAGTCGCGACGGCGGCGCTGCATCAATGCGATCGCCTCGGCGGCTTGCGCGTCTGCCCAGTCGGCGCGCTGCACCATCAGCTTGTCGGGATCGAGTCCGCGCGCGCGGGCCTCGTCCGCACGCCATGCGACGAAGTCGTCATAGGCTTCGATGACGAAACGAAGATCGTGCCGGCAAAGCTCGATCATGATGGCGTCGTCGAGGAAACCCAGCACCGGCACGGAATCCGGAATCAAATCCTGGGGATCGGCCAGGTACACCAGCGCGGCCAGCACGCGTTTCTGTTCGGCATCCGGCAGCTCGAAGCCGACGTCTTTCGTCATCGCGATCAGGGATTCCACCGTGCCCAGCCGTTCGGCGATGAACGGCGGCACGTGCGAACCCTGGTATTCGCGCAGCTGTTCCTGCGCCTCGGCGATGATCTTGGCCGGGTCCTGGTCCTTGATGCGCGCCTGAATGTCGTGCGATGCCTTGATGAAGGGCCGCAGGTCGTCATCGCTCAGTTGGAGGTTGATGTCCAGCGACATGGTGGATTCCTCTGGCAGGCGGCTGAATCCGGCAGCCTACCGAGCGGCCTTTGGCCCGTCAATCACCTGCGCCGGGCTCGGCTTTCGTGAAAAGTCACGCCGCGGAGGGCCGCTCTGGTGCCTGGCGGAGTACCGGCCTCGACAACTCTGAGACGATCGTGAAGCGGCGTTCCACGGATGAACGCAAATCTAAAGGATGCCCTGGATGCCCGCCCCGAACGCGGTGATGAAACGCGTGATGATGGCGCTGAGCGACAGGTTGACCTCGGGGAAATCGCCCACCGGCTGCCAGCACTTCAGGAAATCCGGATCGGTGGGCGGGACGGGTTGGCAACCGGGCTTCAACTGGTAATCCGTGGCGTAGCCGAACGGCCAGATGTCGAAGATCGGCAGGCTGCGCGAGACATCGCCGATGGCCTGGCTGACGTCGCCGATGATCGGGATCGGACGCCGCGGCGCGACCAGCCACGCGTTGCGCGGCGCCGCATCGCGCAGGATCGCCGCGCGCACCTGGCCGGCGAAGGCCTTGTCGTGGATGATCACGCCGTCCTCGGTGTTGTAGTGGGTCGAGCGCGGATCGAAGTTGTGCGAACCGACCATCGCGATGCGGCCGTCGACCACCAGCGACTTCGCGTGCAGGCTGATGCGCGGTCCCTGGCCGCCGGGCTGGATCGGCGCGCGGCCGCCGTGGTGCGCGGAAGATTGTTCCGAGCCGAAACCGGACAGCCGGTTGTAGTCGCCCAACATCTCGTCGGCGTCGGCCGGGTGCGGCATCAGTTCGTGGATGCTGAAGCCGTAGTCGACCAGGAATTTCTTGTGGTGCTTGTACGACAGCGCGTACACCGGCAGCGCGTCGGTGGACGCCAGCGAATTGGTGGACACGATCACCTGCACCGGCGGCTGCTTCTGCTGCAGCGCCTTGAAGATCTTGCCGGCGCGTTTGGTCAGCACTAGGTACGGCGTCTGCAGCACGATCTGGTCGTGCGCATCCGAGATCATCTTCATCAGGTCGCGCGTCAGTTCGCGCGAATCCGGGCCGTGCACCGCCTCGTCCTTGGACGGCAGGTCGTAGAAGTAATCGACCAGCCCCACGTTCAAGCTGTGGTCGAGCAGGTTGTCGGCAAGCCACTGCGGGTCTTCCGCCTCGGCGCGGGTGCTGGCCACGCGCTGCGGATCGGCGAAGCGCGGCTCCGTCCACGGCGCGGCGTCGAACGGATGCGCGAGGATGTCGGCGTTGACGTCCTTCAGGTGCGTCAGCGGCACCGCGCGATTGTTGTGCCAGAAGATTTCGAAGCTCTTCTCCATCTGGCGTCCCGCGATGCCCGCCACCAGCACGTCGCGGTCCAGGAAATCCATCTGCGGATCCCAGTCGTAGTAATCGTCGGCGTAGTTGCGCCCGCCCACGATGCCGACCTTGCCGTCGACCAGGAACAGCTTGTTGTGCATGCGCTGGTTGAACTTGTGGAAGCAGCACACGACGCTGGCGGTGTATTCGACGAAATTGCTGCGGGCGCTGTCGAAGGTCGGGTTGTAAAGCTTGATGTGCAGGTTGCCGCTGGCGCGCGCGAGCCGCGACAGCAGTTGCGGATCGTTCAACGAACCCAGCTGGTCGGCGAGGATGCGCACCTTCACGCCGCGCCGCGCGGCCTCGACCAGTTCGTCCAGCACCAGCATGCCGGCGTCGTCCTTGGCCCAGATGTAGGTCTGGATGTCGATCGATTTCTGCGCCGCGCGAATGAGATTGATGCGCGCGGCCAGCGCGTTCTGTCCGATGTTGAGCAGCGTCACGGTGTTGCGCGGCGCAGCCGGCGTCGACGCCGCGATCGCGTTGTCGGCCTGCGCCATGAACGGAGAGGCTTCCGCGCAACGATCGGGCCTGTCGCAATCGACGCGGCTGTCGGCCGACATCGCGACGATGTTGTTGGCGCGCTGGATGCGCTTCGTCGAAAGCGGCGCGCAGCCCGCCAGCACCAGCGCGAAGGCGCAGACGAACCACCCCAGTTTTGCGCGAACGGTCTTTCGCATCACCCGCGCATCATACGGGCGCGCCGCATGTCTGAAAGAACCATACGGGCGGCTTTAGTGAGAAGTCAGGCCACGGAACTCCCGGCCACGGATGGCGGTTCAATGGCCGCGGTGATGTTCAGGACGCGGGGACGCCGGCATCCGGTCTCAAGTCTGGCGGGGCGGCGTGCATGGACGAACGCAAACCAATCACGATCCGCAAATCCAGCTCCACCTTGTCCGACAGCACGCCGCGCCAGCCGCGCATGCCGAATGCGGAGCGCGAGATCGTGCCGCGCACGCGGATCACGCATTGCAGCGGTTGGCGCGGGCAGTCCGAAGGCTGCAGCGCCAGCGTCACCGGATGGCGTTCGCCGTGCAGGGCGAGCATGCCGCGCAGCGTGCCGCCCGCCGCCAGTTCGTCCAGGGGAAACGGGTCGGAATCGAAATGGATGGACGGGAACCGCGCCGCGTCGAAGAAGCCGGTGCCGAGCGCACGCGCGCGATCGTCGGCGTCGTCCATCCGCAGGCCATCGACCGCGAGGTCGGCATCGACGCGGCCGAGATCGGCGCCGATGTGCGTGTCGATGCGGTGCAGCGTGCCCGACAGCGCGGGGAAGGTGCCGCGCACGTGGACGAACCAGAGTTTGCGCACGTCGAACTGGACCTGCGATTGCGCGGGATCGATGGACCAGGTTTGCGTCGAGTCGGAGGTGTGCGCGACGCCGAACGCCGGCAGCAGCAACAGGGCCAGTGCCAGCGCCGCCTTCACGCTCAGGGCGACCACAACGCGCGCAGGCGCCCGTGTCCCGGTTCCAGCGCGTCATCGGCGATGTCGATCCAGGCCAGCGCGGCCGGCGACATGCCGCGCGCGCCGG
The genomic region above belongs to Rhodanobacteraceae bacterium and contains:
- a CDS encoding Nitrogen regulation protein NtrB; translated protein: MPRTKLDTSAIDQLATGVAWLDARGRLAHANPAFAEHTGYGLTRLLGQTLAALRPEGERLHAIAQRSQAEQVALASSGVTVCAAPGHDVRLDFSFTPSDGGAWVEIHRTAAAGDAARVSESLRGFAHEIRNPLAAISGAAQLLEQRADDSRQRELAQLIREESARLGALAERLLGARIAMATRAANVHAVLERAAELLHAERADVAVVRDYDPSLPAWQGDPDRLLQAVLNLVRNAVEANAARVILRSRAEAGWRDSQGQRVPALRIEVEDNGDGVPHAIAATLFEPMVSGRPDGTGLGLALAREIAREHGGELTWRSLDAGSCFVLLLPRHPRTGGQDG
- a CDS encoding nitrogen regulation protein NR(I), GlnG, producing the protein MGDIYIVDDDRAVRFVLATALRDAGHLVTEFVDADSARRALWHAVPDLLISDVRLPGDNGLSLLREAKAAHPTLPVIVMSAYTDVATTAAAYREGAADYLAKPFDLAHAVSSAQRAVSESVQAGQPSRTAVPRHALLGESPPMREVFRLIGRVAASDLNVLITGETGTGKELVARALHEESARRARPFVALNTAAIPAELLESELFGHEAGAFTGAHRRSAGRFEQAEGGTLFLDEIGDMPLALQTRLLRVLAGGGFYRVGGRELITSDVRVLAATHQDLDAKVARGEFRADLMHRLDVLRIQLPSLRERRADIPLLAKQFLADAARELKLPEKHFTQSALEALKKRDFPGNVRQLENLCRRLAVIAAGTAIRREDLDEAGTRAASSATGALPWESALRAWADAELAGGTRNVHARARERFERVLLDAALTAHDGHRQNAAKALGLGRNTLTRKLGSSRKGRDRGPATGDRKS
- a CDS encoding Acetyltransferase, GNAT family, coding for MLVTIRAADPADIPFLVNCNAAMALETEHKTLDREVLTRGTQAVFDDPRRGFYLVAELDGRPAGCLLITYEWSDWRNGDWWWFQSVYVTKAARRSGVFRALYADVERRARATPNVVGLRLYVEGDNARALQTYVSLGMEEEAYKMLRRGFIEFA
- a CDS encoding acetyl-CoA acetyltransferase, translating into MIPQTRRVAVLGGVRIPFCKRDTAYADLGNFGMSVEVLGALVEKFDLHGLELGEVAFGAVMKHPADWNLAREALQSSGLAMTTPGITTARACGTSLDNAILIAQKIATGQIEAGIGGGSDTTSQVPLTYSNRLQQRLLDLNRAKTFGQKLRAATRGFRLRELKPQVPGVVEPRTGLSMGQHCEKMAREWKIGRAEQDEWALGSHRKLAAAYATGFFDDLVIPFRGVARDNLLRADTTLEKLGSLKPAFDRSSGHGTLTAGNSSALSDGAAAVLLANEEWAAARKLPVLAYLTFAEVAGVDYVHGEGLLMAPTIAVPRMLQRAGLKLQDFDFYEIHEAFAAQVLCQLRAWESAEYCKQRLGLDAPLGSIDPAKINVSGSSLATGHPFAATGARIVATLAKLLAQKGSGRGLISICTAGGMGVVAILER
- a CDS encoding Cardiolipin synthase phosphatidylethanolamine-utilizing, bacterial type ClsC, giving the protein MRKTVRAKLGWFVCAFALVLAGCAPLSTKRIQRANNIVAMSADSRVDCDRPDRCAEASPFMAQADNAIAASTPAAPRNTVTLLNIGQNALAARINLIRAAQKSIDIQTYIWAKDDAGMLVLDELVEAARRGVKVRILADQLGSLNDPQLLSRLARASGNLHIKLYNPTFDSARSNFVEYTASVVCCFHKFNQRMHNKLFLVDGKVGIVGGRNYADDYYDWDPQMDFLDRDVLVAGIAGRQMEKSFEIFWHNNRAVPLTHLKDVNADILAHPFDAAPWTEPRFADPQRVASTRAEAEDPQWLADNLLDHSLNVGLVDYFYDLPSKDEAVHGPDSRELTRDLMKMISDAHDQIVLQTPYLVLTKRAGKIFKALQQKQPPVQVIVSTNSLASTDALPVYALSYKHHKKFLVDYGFSIHELMPHPADADEMLGDYNRLSGFGSEQSSAHHGGRAPIQPGGQGPRISLHAKSLVVDGRIAMVGSHNFDPRSTHYNTEDGVIIHDKAFAGQVRAAILRDAAPRNAWLVAPRRPIPIIGDVSQAIGDVSRSLPIFDIWPFGYATDYQLKPGCQPVPPTDPDFLKCWQPVGDFPEVNLSLSAIITRFITAFGAGIQGIL